One stretch of Eggerthella lenta DSM 2243 DNA includes these proteins:
- the rplO gene encoding 50S ribosomal protein L15, with translation MELKDLKPAEGSRKPRKRVGRGPASGTGKTSGRGMNGQKSRAGGGKGAGFEGGQTPLARRLPKLPGFKNINHVEYLPVNVKRLEETFEAGDVVNGESLKAKGIIKHADALVKVLGDGEITKALTVQVDKVSASAKAKIEAAGGKVEEPC, from the coding sequence ATGGAACTCAAGGATCTCAAGCCGGCTGAAGGTTCGCGCAAGCCCCGCAAGCGCGTGGGTCGCGGTCCCGCGTCGGGCACGGGCAAGACGTCCGGTCGCGGTATGAACGGCCAGAAGTCGCGTGCTGGCGGCGGCAAGGGTGCAGGCTTCGAGGGCGGTCAGACGCCGCTCGCTCGTCGTCTGCCGAAGCTCCCGGGCTTCAAGAACATCAACCACGTGGAGTACCTGCCCGTCAACGTGAAGCGTCTCGAGGAGACCTTCGAGGCCGGCGACGTGGTGAACGGCGAAAGCCTCAAGGCCAAGGGCATCATCAAGCACGCCGACGCGCTCGTGAAGGTGCTGGGCGACGGCGAGATCACCAAGGCTCTCACCGTGCAGGTGGATAAGGTGTCTGCTTCCGCCAAGGCGAAGATCGAAGCAGCCGGAGGAAAGGTCGAAGAGCCTTGCTAA
- a CDS encoding adenylate kinase has product MNIVLLGAPGAGKGTQAAKLVEEFGTPHISTGDMLRAAVKAGTPLGQKAKSFMDAGDLVPDDVIIGLVTERLQDPDTEKGFILDGFPRTSAQAVALDAELSKLGRPLDAALLVDVDPEVIVKRLTSRRMCRDCNYIGTAADETCPKCGGEMYQRDDDNEATVRNRLDVYEKSTAPLIDYYRGCDLLVSIDGDRDPNVVYADVKQALGL; this is encoded by the coding sequence ATGAATATCGTGTTGTTAGGGGCGCCGGGTGCTGGTAAGGGTACGCAGGCGGCCAAGCTGGTTGAAGAGTTCGGCACGCCGCACATCTCCACGGGCGACATGCTGCGCGCTGCCGTAAAGGCCGGCACGCCGCTGGGGCAGAAGGCGAAGTCTTTCATGGACGCGGGCGACCTCGTGCCCGACGATGTCATCATCGGCCTGGTCACCGAGCGCCTGCAGGATCCGGACACCGAGAAGGGCTTCATCCTCGACGGCTTCCCGCGCACGTCCGCGCAGGCGGTCGCGCTTGACGCCGAGCTGTCCAAGCTGGGTCGTCCGCTGGACGCGGCGCTGCTCGTCGACGTTGACCCCGAGGTCATCGTCAAGCGCCTCACCTCGCGTCGCATGTGCCGCGACTGCAACTACATCGGCACCGCCGCCGACGAGACCTGCCCCAAGTGCGGTGGCGAGATGTACCAGCGCGACGACGACAACGAGGCCACGGTGCGCAACCGCCTCGACGTGTACGAGAAGTCCACGGCTCCGCTGATCGACTACTATCGCGGGTGCGACCTGCTCGTCTCCATCGACGGCGATCGCGATCCGAACGTGGTGTACGCCGACGTGAAGCAGGCGCTTGGTCTGTAA
- the rplF gene encoding 50S ribosomal protein L6: MSRIGKLPVTVPAGVDVTIDGTTVTAKGAKGELTRTFPEIMTIKREGDDIIVERPNDSREAKAYHGLVRTLIANMVEGVSAGFSKKLQLVGVGYRAALKGKDLEMQLGFSHPVLVEAPENITFEVPSQTEIIVSGPSKEQVGQVAANIRKWRKPEPYKGKGIRYEGEHVRRKVGKAGKD; encoded by the coding sequence ATGTCTCGTATTGGCAAGCTGCCCGTGACCGTTCCTGCCGGAGTCGATGTGACCATCGACGGCACGACGGTGACGGCGAAAGGGGCGAAGGGCGAACTGACCCGCACCTTCCCCGAGATCATGACCATCAAGCGGGAGGGCGACGACATCATCGTCGAGCGTCCGAACGACTCCCGCGAAGCGAAGGCCTACCACGGCCTCGTGCGCACGCTCATCGCCAACATGGTGGAGGGCGTGTCTGCCGGCTTCTCCAAGAAGCTGCAGCTCGTGGGCGTCGGCTACCGTGCCGCGCTCAAGGGCAAGGATCTTGAGATGCAGCTCGGCTTCTCCCATCCCGTGCTGGTGGAGGCTCCCGAGAACATCACGTTCGAGGTGCCCAGCCAGACCGAGATCATCGTGAGCGGTCCTTCCAAGGAGCAGGTCGGCCAGGTTGCCGCGAACATCCGCAAGTGGCGCAAGCCGGAGCCCTACAAGGGCAAGGGCATTCGCTATGAGGGCGAGCATGTCCGCCGCAAGGTCGGCAAGGCCGGCAAGGACTAG
- the rpsE gene encoding 30S ribosomal protein S5 produces the protein MARNKQDNAAVPELQERVVYINRVSKVVKGGRRFALTALVVVGDGNGRVGVGMGKSQEVPIAIKKGVEDAKKNMFSVPLTAEKTLPHEIIGEYGAGRVLIKPATPGTGVIAGGAARAVMELAGVTDCFAKSLGTDNVMNVVKATAEGLKSMESPEQVSERRGMSVSKIYGWKEKN, from the coding sequence ATGGCTCGTAACAAACAAGACAACGCCGCGGTCCCCGAGCTTCAGGAGCGCGTCGTCTACATCAACCGCGTGTCGAAGGTTGTCAAGGGCGGCCGCCGCTTCGCGCTCACCGCGCTCGTGGTGGTCGGCGACGGCAACGGTCGCGTCGGCGTGGGCATGGGCAAGTCCCAGGAAGTGCCGATCGCCATCAAGAAGGGCGTCGAGGACGCGAAGAAGAACATGTTCAGCGTGCCGCTGACGGCCGAGAAGACGCTGCCGCACGAGATCATCGGCGAGTACGGCGCCGGTCGCGTGCTCATCAAGCCGGCTACGCCCGGTACCGGCGTTATCGCCGGCGGCGCGGCTCGTGCGGTCATGGAACTGGCGGGCGTCACCGACTGCTTCGCCAAGTCGCTCGGCACCGACAACGTGATGAACGTGGTCAAGGCCACCGCCGAGGGCCTCAAGAGCATGGAGAGCCCCGAGCAGGTTTCCGAGCGTCGCGGCATGTCCGTCTCCAAGATCTACGGCTGGAAGGAGAAGAACTAA
- the nagA gene encoding N-acetylglucosamine-6-phosphate deacetylase, with translation MGAGFASADIVIEGERFAAVDPQGTAATAADGQVLDASGCYVVPGLIDLHFHGCVGHDFCDGTEEAIDAIARHEASCGVTAICPATMTYPEDVLAPIMDAAASYEAKRDGAALVGINMEGPYISPGNIGAQNPAYLHLPDEAMFRRLQERSGNLIKLVDVAPEVDGALDFIRSVSSGVRVSIAHTQADYDTACAAIEAGARQMTHLCNAMPPLHHRKPGPIGAAFDHSEVMPELIADGVHIHPSMVRLLFAAFGADRVILISDSMMATGLDDGEYSLGGQDVTVRGNVATLRSGTIAGSATDLMACVRVAVRDMGIPLDAAVRAASANPARALGLEGERGSIEVGKIADAVVLDENLRVRHVILRGELLG, from the coding sequence ATGGGCGCGGGATTCGCGTCCGCCGACATCGTCATCGAAGGCGAGCGCTTCGCGGCTGTCGACCCGCAGGGCACTGCGGCGACGGCGGCTGACGGTCAGGTACTCGACGCGTCGGGATGCTACGTCGTTCCGGGCCTCATCGACCTGCATTTCCATGGATGCGTGGGGCACGACTTCTGCGACGGCACCGAAGAGGCCATCGACGCCATCGCGCGGCACGAGGCCTCGTGCGGCGTGACGGCCATCTGCCCGGCCACGATGACCTATCCCGAAGACGTGCTGGCTCCCATCATGGACGCCGCGGCCTCCTACGAGGCGAAGCGCGACGGGGCGGCGCTCGTGGGCATCAACATGGAGGGTCCCTACATCTCGCCCGGCAACATCGGCGCGCAGAACCCTGCCTACCTCCATCTGCCCGACGAGGCGATGTTCCGTCGCTTGCAGGAACGTTCGGGCAATCTCATCAAATTGGTCGACGTGGCGCCCGAGGTGGACGGCGCGCTCGATTTCATCCGCTCGGTGTCGTCCGGCGTGCGCGTGTCCATCGCGCATACGCAGGCCGACTACGATACCGCGTGCGCGGCCATCGAAGCCGGCGCTCGGCAGATGACGCACCTGTGCAACGCCATGCCGCCGCTGCACCACCGCAAGCCCGGCCCCATCGGCGCGGCGTTCGACCATTCAGAGGTGATGCCCGAGCTTATCGCCGACGGGGTGCATATCCATCCGTCCATGGTGCGTCTCCTGTTCGCCGCTTTCGGAGCCGATAGGGTCATCCTTATCAGCGACTCGATGATGGCGACGGGCCTCGACGACGGCGAGTACTCGCTGGGCGGCCAGGATGTCACCGTGCGGGGCAACGTCGCCACGCTGCGCAGCGGCACTATCGCGGGCTCGGCCACCGACCTCATGGCGTGTGTGCGCGTCGCCGTACGCGACATGGGCATCCCGCTGGATGCAGCTGTTCGGGCCGCCAGCGCCAATCCTGCCCGTGCGTTGGGGCTGGAAGGGGAGCGCGGCAGCATCGAGGTCGGCAAGATCGCCGACGCCGTGGTGCTCGATGAGAACCTCCGCGTGCGCCACGTGATCCTGCGAGGCGAGCTGCTGGGGTAG
- the rpmD gene encoding 50S ribosomal protein L30, whose product MADAKKTLRITQVKSSIGYKEDQGKTLRALGLGKINRSVEQVDNESVRGMIFKVKHLVKVEEI is encoded by the coding sequence ATGGCTGACGCAAAGAAGACCCTGCGCATCACCCAGGTGAAAAGCTCCATCGGCTACAAGGAAGACCAGGGCAAGACCCTGCGCGCGCTTGGCCTCGGCAAGATCAACCGCTCCGTGGAGCAGGTGGACAACGAGTCCGTCCGCGGCATGATCTTCAAGGTGAAGCACTTGGTCAAGGTCGAAGAGATCTAA
- the rplR gene encoding 50S ribosomal protein L18: MNKLQKKQAALARRHRRVRGKIAGTAARPRVCVTRSNSNMYVQVIDDVAGKTICGVSTLGPDFKATGKSGATVEGAAALGAIVGKKAQESGVTEVVFDRGGNLYHGRIKALADAAREAGLKF, encoded by the coding sequence ATGAACAAGCTTCAGAAAAAGCAGGCTGCGCTGGCTCGTCGCCATCGTCGCGTTCGCGGAAAGATCGCCGGTACGGCGGCTCGTCCCCGCGTGTGCGTCACGCGCAGCAACTCCAACATGTACGTGCAGGTGATCGACGACGTCGCCGGCAAGACGATCTGCGGCGTTTCCACGCTCGGCCCCGATTTCAAGGCCACGGGCAAGAGCGGCGCGACCGTCGAGGGCGCTGCCGCCCTGGGCGCGATCGTGGGCAAGAAGGCGCAGGAATCCGGTGTCACGGAAGTCGTGTTCGACCGTGGCGGCAACCTGTATCACGGGCGCATCAAGGCTTTGGCCGATGCCGCTCGCGAAGCAGGCTTGAAATTCTAG
- a CDS encoding putative membrane protein produces the protein MAAVHLIKSALAIVLISLLLETFLFNINYFTSANYNTISLNDKLTLQETVDDQYKVTAVNHVLEFSNLNTEVHNIWLNFDYRQPAQDLTVKIQFTDDAHHTYFDSTEYTVGVPPVGVSTFSDQSEYINLNTTGLVKNLRIEIAGDDVSYPIKLSDIVLNAHHPFDFNTTRFFVCMGLLALAFAFRPGSAIYRIGIVSEPRKSKAAIVATVAIEVCLLGSFLFLGSNLVGVATQSYNSGSWDGKSLVNVFEVGGDNAQQYAELAKAMAHGQLYLEEEPPQWLQDSNDPYDKGARDEMQKETGEPYLFDVAYYNGHYYVYFGVVPVILFYLPFYLLTGANFPTAIGVLIAVVAFVLGCSALLDRFARYHFKRVSLGLYLLLQIPLVMCCGVLYLLKFPTFYSLPIALGLAFSVWGLYFWMKGRASAGPEKWYLAGSLCMALVAGCRPQLLVLSLVAFPLFWRAYITKRRLLTPRGAREFACLIAPYLVVAAGLMAYNHARFGSFTDFGANYNLTVNDMTKRGWNIGRLAPALFAYFLQPPSATGVFPYLQPAPFDTTYMGQTIKEVTFGGIFACLPVLWVLPFAKRVLQLRMSQRSTRTIAGVIVVLLLGGVIVALADAEMAGILQRYFADFSFMFLAAVVLLVFIVNENLQPGSTVQNLLMKVLLVLVAVSVLYSALLCFVPETGWYSDVYPWAYRDIIETAQFWT, from the coding sequence TTGGCGGCGGTTCACCTGATCAAGAGCGCGCTTGCCATCGTACTGATCTCGCTTCTGCTCGAGACGTTCCTGTTCAACATCAACTACTTCACGTCGGCGAACTACAACACCATCTCGCTGAACGACAAGCTCACCTTGCAGGAGACCGTTGACGACCAGTACAAGGTGACCGCGGTGAACCACGTGCTGGAGTTCTCGAACCTCAACACCGAGGTGCACAACATCTGGCTGAACTTCGACTACCGGCAGCCTGCGCAGGATCTGACGGTGAAGATCCAGTTCACTGACGACGCGCACCATACGTACTTCGACTCCACGGAGTACACGGTAGGCGTGCCACCGGTGGGGGTGTCCACGTTCAGCGATCAGAGCGAGTACATCAACCTCAACACGACGGGCCTCGTGAAGAACCTGCGTATCGAGATCGCGGGCGACGACGTGAGCTATCCCATCAAGCTGAGCGACATCGTCCTCAACGCGCATCACCCGTTCGACTTCAACACGACGCGCTTCTTCGTCTGCATGGGCCTGCTGGCGTTGGCGTTCGCGTTCCGTCCGGGCTCGGCCATCTACCGCATCGGCATCGTCAGCGAGCCGCGCAAGTCGAAGGCCGCCATCGTCGCAACGGTGGCTATCGAGGTGTGTCTGCTGGGCTCGTTCCTGTTCCTGGGATCGAATCTCGTGGGCGTGGCCACGCAAAGCTACAACAGCGGCTCGTGGGACGGCAAGAGCCTGGTCAACGTATTCGAGGTGGGCGGTGACAACGCGCAGCAGTACGCGGAATTGGCGAAGGCCATGGCTCACGGCCAGCTGTACCTGGAGGAGGAGCCGCCGCAGTGGCTGCAAGACTCCAACGACCCCTACGACAAGGGCGCGCGCGACGAGATGCAGAAGGAGACGGGAGAACCCTATCTTTTCGACGTGGCGTATTATAACGGGCACTACTACGTGTACTTCGGCGTGGTGCCGGTCATATTGTTCTACCTGCCGTTCTACTTGCTGACGGGCGCGAATTTCCCCACGGCCATCGGCGTGCTGATCGCCGTCGTGGCGTTCGTGCTGGGATGCTCGGCGCTGTTGGACCGGTTCGCGCGCTACCACTTCAAACGGGTGAGCTTGGGGTTGTACCTGTTGCTGCAGATACCGCTGGTCATGTGCTGCGGCGTGCTGTACCTGCTGAAGTTCCCGACGTTCTACTCGCTGCCCATCGCACTGGGCCTGGCGTTCTCGGTGTGGGGTCTGTACTTCTGGATGAAGGGGCGCGCTTCGGCGGGACCCGAGAAGTGGTATCTTGCGGGATCGCTGTGCATGGCGCTGGTCGCGGGATGCCGCCCGCAGCTGCTGGTGCTGTCGTTGGTGGCGTTTCCGTTGTTCTGGCGCGCGTACATCACCAAGCGCCGGCTGCTCACCCCGCGTGGCGCACGCGAGTTCGCCTGCCTCATCGCGCCCTACCTCGTGGTGGCGGCCGGCCTGATGGCGTACAACCATGCGCGCTTCGGCTCGTTCACGGACTTCGGGGCGAACTACAACCTCACGGTGAACGACATGACGAAGCGCGGGTGGAACATCGGGCGTTTGGCCCCGGCGCTGTTCGCTTACTTCCTGCAACCGCCCAGCGCAACGGGCGTGTTCCCGTATTTGCAGCCGGCGCCGTTCGATACCACGTACATGGGGCAGACCATCAAGGAAGTCACCTTCGGCGGCATCTTCGCGTGCCTGCCGGTGCTGTGGGTGCTGCCGTTCGCGAAGCGCGTCCTGCAGCTGCGCATGAGCCAGCGCTCCACGCGCACCATCGCGGGCGTCATCGTCGTGCTGCTGCTGGGTGGCGTCATCGTGGCGCTGGCCGATGCGGAGATGGCCGGCATCCTGCAACGATACTTCGCCGACTTCAGCTTCATGTTCTTGGCCGCGGTGGTGCTGCTCGTGTTTATCGTGAACGAGAACCTGCAGCCCGGTTCGACCGTGCAGAACCTGCTCATGAAGGTGCTGCTCGTGCTGGTGGCCGTGTCGGTGCTGTACAGCGCGCTTCTGTGCTTCGTGCCCGAGACGGGCTGGTACTCCGACGTGTATCCGTGGGCGTACCGCGACATCATCGAAACCGCGCAGTTCTGGACATAG
- the secY gene encoding preprotein translocase subunit SecY, which yields MLSSIIDAFKVPELRKKILFTLAILALYRFGAYVPVPGIPFNEFANSFQDSGVSMTMLDLFTGGALSNFSVFSLGIMPYITASIIMQLMQGVIPAIGRWAKEGETGRRKITQITRYLTLGLGLINAIGYLLLFKSPQYGVVFSTEVPEILTDILVVFTLVAGTAFIMWMGELITQRGIGNGMSLIIFVSIVSRVPSAIFSSMNLTADTTMGVAITVVTLLVVLACIPAIIFVERAQRRIPVNYAKRVQGRKMMGGQSTYIPLKVNAAGVIPIIFASCLIYFPAQLAALFNVGWLTAVADAISTGWVNWILTVLLIVFFAYFYTSMVFNPEETADNLRKQGGFIPGVRPGTATVTYIKNVLHRVTLPGGIFIAAIAVVPTIIFYFTGNTLIQAFGGTSILIMIGVALDTMNKVESQLKMHNYEGFFK from the coding sequence TTGCTAAGCTCGATCATCGATGCATTCAAGGTACCGGAGCTGCGCAAGAAGATCTTGTTCACTCTGGCTATCCTCGCGCTGTATCGTTTCGGCGCGTACGTGCCGGTGCCCGGCATCCCGTTCAACGAGTTCGCGAACTCGTTCCAGGACTCGGGCGTGTCCATGACCATGCTCGACCTGTTCACGGGCGGTGCGTTGTCGAACTTCTCGGTGTTCTCGCTGGGTATCATGCCCTACATCACGGCATCGATCATCATGCAGCTGATGCAGGGCGTCATCCCCGCCATCGGGCGCTGGGCTAAGGAAGGCGAGACGGGTCGTCGCAAGATCACGCAGATCACGCGTTACCTGACGTTGGGTCTGGGTCTGATCAATGCCATCGGCTACCTGCTGCTGTTCAAGTCGCCGCAGTACGGCGTGGTGTTCTCCACGGAGGTGCCGGAGATCCTCACCGACATCCTCGTCGTGTTCACGCTCGTGGCGGGCACTGCGTTCATCATGTGGATGGGCGAGCTTATCACGCAGCGCGGCATCGGCAACGGCATGTCGCTCATCATCTTCGTGAGCATCGTGTCGCGCGTGCCGAGCGCCATTTTCTCGTCGATGAACCTCACGGCCGATACCACTATGGGCGTCGCGATTACGGTGGTCACCCTGCTTGTGGTGCTTGCCTGCATTCCCGCGATCATCTTCGTGGAGCGTGCGCAGCGCCGCATCCCGGTGAACTATGCCAAGCGCGTGCAGGGTCGCAAGATGATGGGCGGCCAGTCCACCTACATTCCCCTCAAGGTGAATGCGGCGGGCGTCATCCCGATCATCTTCGCGAGCTGCCTGATCTACTTCCCGGCGCAGCTGGCGGCCCTGTTCAACGTGGGCTGGCTGACGGCGGTGGCCGACGCCATCTCCACCGGCTGGGTCAACTGGATCCTCACCGTGCTGCTCATCGTGTTCTTCGCGTACTTCTACACCTCCATGGTGTTCAATCCGGAGGAGACGGCCGACAACCTGCGCAAGCAGGGCGGCTTCATTCCCGGTGTGCGTCCGGGCACGGCGACGGTGACCTATATCAAGAACGTGCTGCATCGCGTCACGCTGCCCGGCGGCATCTTCATCGCCGCCATCGCGGTGGTGCCGACGATCATCTTCTACTTCACCGGCAATACACTCATCCAGGCGTTCGGCGGCACTTCGATCCTCATTATGATCGGCGTGGCCCTCGACACCATGAATAAGGTGGAAAGCCAGCTGAAGATGCACAACTACGAAGGCTTCTTCAAGTAA
- the nagB gene encoding glucosamine-6-phosphate deaminase: MEFIIAESTEDMSRRAADRIASFVEADPSCVLGLATGTTPIGLYACLVDDCAQGKISFADVTTFNLDEYRGLDPEHDQSYRYFMKKHLFDHVDIDQARTHVPEGSNPDAEAVCAAYEQAIEEAGGIDLQLLGLGPNGHIGFNEPEDTFPKATHCVDLTESTIQANSRLFDRVEDVPRQAYTMGIGTIMAARSVLVVVEGSHKAEIVKKAFFGPVTPEVPASILQFHPDATVIVDPAAGALCK, encoded by the coding sequence ATGGAATTCATCATCGCCGAGAGCACCGAGGATATGAGCCGTCGCGCCGCCGACCGCATCGCGTCGTTCGTCGAGGCCGACCCGTCGTGCGTGCTGGGGCTGGCCACGGGCACGACGCCCATCGGCTTGTATGCGTGCCTCGTTGACGATTGCGCGCAGGGTAAGATCAGCTTCGCCGACGTGACCACGTTCAACCTGGACGAGTATCGCGGCCTCGATCCCGAGCACGATCAGAGCTACCGCTACTTCATGAAGAAGCACCTGTTCGATCATGTGGACATCGATCAGGCACGCACGCATGTGCCCGAGGGCTCGAACCCCGATGCCGAGGCCGTGTGCGCAGCCTACGAACAGGCCATTGAAGAGGCGGGCGGCATCGATTTGCAGCTGCTCGGCCTCGGCCCGAACGGGCACATCGGCTTCAACGAGCCCGAGGACACGTTCCCGAAGGCCACGCACTGCGTGGATCTCACCGAGAGCACCATCCAAGCGAACAGCCGCCTGTTCGACCGCGTTGAAGACGTGCCGCGCCAGGCGTACACCATGGGCATCGGCACCATCATGGCCGCGCGCAGCGTGCTCGTGGTGGTGGAGGGTTCCCACAAGGCCGAGATCGTGAAGAAGGCGTTCTTCGGCCCGGTCACGCCCGAAGTGCCGGCGTCCATCCTGCAGTTCCATCCCGACGCCACCGTCATCGTCGATCCGGCAGCGGGTGCGCTGTGCAAGTAA